The proteins below come from a single Ignavibacteriales bacterium genomic window:
- the acs gene encoding acetate--CoA ligase, protein MSAKKLSGEVFYPSEETINKAHIKDWDALDKQAKNDYPGFWEKMAEELHWFHKWDKVIDDSDKPFYKWFTGAKTNIVYNCLDAHVKTFRRNKLALIWEGENGESKTYSYFALHRETCKFSNILKSLGVQKGDRVTIYMGRTPEIVIAMLACARIGAVHSVVYGGFSVESLAERIEDSNSKVLIVADGAYQRGKIVELKKIADEALQRCGTVEHVLVIKRTGQEINMEQGRDMWYHELMNLPIATQNCALEIVDAEDPLFILYTSGTTGKPKAILHTHGGYMVGTYTTLKYVFDIHEEDRYWCAADPGWITGHSYIVYGPLLNGTTSFLYEGAPNYPYPNRWWAMIEKYGINILYTAPTAIRGLMRFGESWVNRHNLSSLRILGSVGEPINPEAWKWYNRVVGKSKCPIMDTWWQTETGMFMITPMPSVPLKPGSGTRPFPGIEMDIVDEEGKSVKPNEEGFLIIKTPWPAMVRNVWNDSDRYKQYWSKYPGVYMTGDSARRDEDGYFWIIGRVDDVIKVSGYRLGTAEIESALVSHHSVAEAAAIGLPHEVKGNAIYTYVILKTGVARSPQLIEELRQHVSHEVGPIAKPEHIEFVDSLPKTRSGKIMRRLLKAKALGQDPGNISTLEE, encoded by the coding sequence ATGTCAGCGAAGAAACTTTCCGGCGAAGTATTTTATCCTTCAGAAGAAACTATAAATAAAGCACATATAAAAGACTGGGATGCTCTCGATAAACAAGCTAAAAATGATTATCCAGGCTTCTGGGAAAAAATGGCTGAAGAGCTGCATTGGTTTCATAAGTGGGACAAAGTTATTGACGATTCTGATAAACCATTTTATAAATGGTTTACCGGCGCAAAAACAAATATTGTTTACAACTGTCTTGATGCGCACGTAAAAACTTTCCGGCGTAATAAACTTGCATTAATATGGGAAGGAGAGAATGGAGAAAGTAAAACTTATTCATACTTCGCTTTACACCGTGAGACATGCAAATTTTCAAATATTTTAAAAAGTTTGGGTGTTCAAAAAGGTGACCGCGTAACAATTTATATGGGACGTACTCCCGAAATTGTAATTGCAATGCTTGCTTGCGCAAGGATCGGTGCGGTGCATTCTGTCGTTTACGGTGGATTCTCAGTTGAGTCCCTTGCGGAAAGAATTGAAGACAGCAATTCCAAAGTTCTTATTGTTGCGGACGGAGCTTACCAACGCGGGAAAATTGTAGAGCTAAAAAAGATTGCTGATGAGGCACTTCAAAGGTGCGGAACAGTTGAACATGTTTTAGTTATTAAACGAACCGGGCAAGAAATTAATATGGAACAGGGGCGTGATATGTGGTATCACGAATTGATGAACCTTCCAATTGCGACTCAAAATTGTGCACTTGAAATTGTTGATGCAGAAGATCCACTCTTCATTCTCTATACATCAGGTACAACGGGAAAACCGAAAGCAATTCTTCATACTCACGGCGGATATATGGTCGGTACTTATACAACTCTTAAATATGTATTTGATATTCATGAAGAAGACCGCTATTGGTGCGCCGCGGACCCTGGCTGGATTACCGGGCACAGTTACATTGTTTACGGACCGCTTCTAAATGGAACAACATCTTTTCTTTATGAAGGCGCACCAAATTATCCGTATCCAAACCGCTGGTGGGCTATGATTGAAAAATACGGAATCAATATTCTATACACGGCACCCACGGCAATTCGCGGTTTGATGCGGTTCGGTGAGTCGTGGGTTAACCGGCATAATTTATCATCATTACGGATTCTTGGTTCGGTTGGAGAACCAATTAATCCCGAAGCTTGGAAATGGTATAACCGTGTTGTCGGAAAAAGTAAATGCCCAATCATGGATACATGGTGGCAAACGGAAACCGGTATGTTTATGATAACTCCCATGCCGTCAGTTCCGCTCAAACCCGGTTCAGGCACTAGACCATTCCCTGGAATCGAAATGGATATTGTGGATGAAGAAGGAAAATCGGTAAAACCAAATGAAGAAGGTTTTCTAATTATTAAAACACCATGGCCGGCAATGGTTAGAAATGTATGGAACGATTCTGATAGATATAAACAATACTGGAGTAAATATCCCGGTGTATATATGACAGGAGACTCCGCTCGCAGAGATGAAGACGGATATTTTTGGATAATTGGAAGAGTTGATGATGTAATAAAGGTATCCGGCTATAGATTAGGAACAGCCGAGATTGAGAGTGCTCTTGTAAGTCATCATTCGGTAGCGGAAGCCGCCGCAATCGGATTGCCCCATGAAGTAAAGGGAAATGCAATTTATACTTATGTTATTTTGAAAACTGGTGTAGCGAGAAGTCCTCAATTGATTGAAGAATTACGCCAGCATGTTAGTCATGAAGTTGGACCGATTGCAAAACCTGAACACATTGAGTTTGTTGATTCGCTTCCTAAAACGCGAAGCGGAAAAATTATGCGTCGGCTGCTGAAGGCAAAAGCATTAGGGCAAGATCCGGGCAATATTTCAACTTTAGAAGAATAA
- a CDS encoding metal ABC transporter substrate-binding protein: protein MKKILIVLLIAVTSFSYANIKVVVSTTVIYDLVKEIGKDKVTVDFIARGDQDPHFVEVLPSYMIKLRNADIFFRIGMALEMWSNQLIDGSRNSKLKVIDLSEDIDKKEVPSYKTDASYGDVHPYGNPHYWLDPLNAKVMAKEIYEALSAESSSDESYFKKNLDDFDSRLDKKIDEWTKKMAQVKGKSFLFFHASWIYFSDRFGIKSAGFVEPKPGISPSPSHNAELVQIIRNKGIKTIVMENYYSDSAPNQLAQLTGVKVVKVPTAVFGLKNVNSYIEMMDYIVNQIVQNS, encoded by the coding sequence ATGAAAAAAATATTAATCGTACTGCTGATTGCAGTTACAAGCTTCAGTTATGCAAATATAAAAGTTGTTGTGTCAACAACAGTAATTTACGATTTGGTAAAAGAGATCGGTAAAGATAAAGTTACGGTTGATTTCATTGCGCGTGGAGATCAAGATCCGCATTTTGTAGAGGTTCTCCCAAGTTATATGATAAAATTGCGCAATGCCGACATATTTTTTAGGATTGGAATGGCATTGGAAATGTGGTCCAACCAATTAATAGACGGCTCAAGAAACAGCAAATTAAAAGTTATTGATCTTTCGGAAGATATAGATAAAAAAGAAGTTCCAAGTTATAAAACCGATGCAAGTTACGGCGACGTTCATCCTTACGGAAATCCGCATTATTGGCTCGATCCGCTAAACGCAAAAGTTATGGCAAAAGAAATCTACGAAGCACTCTCAGCGGAATCGAGTTCGGATGAAAGCTATTTTAAGAAAAATTTAGACGACTTTGATTCACGGCTTGATAAAAAAATCGATGAATGGACTAAAAAAATGGCGCAGGTAAAAGGAAAATCTTTTCTCTTTTTTCATGCAAGTTGGATCTATTTCTCCGACAGATTCGGAATCAAGAGCGCTGGATTTGTTGAACCGAAACCCGGTATTTCACCATCCCCTTCTCATAATGCCGAGCTGGTTCAGATAATTAGGAATAAAGGAATCAAAACAATCGTGATGGAAAATTATTACAGCGATTCGGCTCCTAATCAACTTGCGCAATTGACCGGAGTAAAGGTTGTTAAAGTTCCTACGGCTGTATTCGGATTGAAAAATGTTAATTCATATATAGAAATGATGGATTATATCGTTAACCAAATTGTTCAAAACAGTTGA
- a CDS encoding metal ABC transporter ATP-binding protein, with amino-acid sequence MNKEIIKFTDASVGYGKTIILTGINLSIMENDFIGIVGPNGAGKTTFLKSLLGNIKLLGGKISRENLRFGYVPQRDTVQPLLPYSVFDVVMMGRYSLSGPFSGISAEDRRIVEESLSYIGMYDLKDKNYNSLSGGQRQRTLIARALAVEPSVLILDEPTNGMDTPSHYSLLDLISRLHDEKNLTIFLVSHLLTDVANIVKKIILLDQNYFQFGPIEEILSEENLKKIYSSDFHVSQADGEYIITPKHMKKL; translated from the coding sequence ATGAATAAAGAAATCATAAAATTTACAGATGCATCCGTCGGCTACGGTAAAACAATTATTCTTACCGGGATAAATCTTTCAATAATGGAAAATGATTTTATCGGTATTGTAGGACCGAACGGTGCCGGTAAAACAACTTTTCTAAAATCGCTTCTTGGAAATATCAAGCTGCTTGGCGGAAAAATTTCAAGAGAGAACCTGCGCTTCGGATATGTTCCCCAGCGCGATACGGTTCAGCCTCTTCTTCCTTACTCGGTATTTGATGTTGTGATGATGGGGAGATATTCGCTTTCCGGTCCATTTTCAGGAATCAGTGCTGAAGATAGAAGAATTGTCGAAGAGTCTCTTAGTTACATCGGAATGTATGATTTGAAAGATAAAAATTATAATTCTCTTTCCGGAGGACAAAGGCAGCGCACTTTGATAGCGCGGGCACTTGCCGTTGAACCTTCAGTTTTAATACTAGATGAACCGACAAACGGAATGGACACTCCTTCTCATTATTCTCTTCTCGATTTGATATCACGCTTACACGATGAAAAGAACTTAACAATATTTCTTGTCAGCCATCTTCTAACAGACGTAGCCAATATTGTTAAAAAAATTATTCTTCTCGACCAAAATTATTTTCAGTTCGGTCCTATCGAAGAGATCCTTTCCGAGGAAAATTTAAAAAAAATATATTCTTCCGATTTTCATGTATCGCAAGCTGACGGAGAATATATCATTACACCAAAACATATGAAGAAATTATAA